A single window of Pectobacterium parmentieri DNA harbors:
- the fadJ gene encoding fatty acid oxidation complex subunit alpha FadJ — MNDQQPFLAATESPSAFSFTIRPDNIGVISIDIPGEKVNTLKREFAEQIISVFELARQHATLRGLIFISAKPDSFIAGADITMLNQCSSAEQAENLAKQGQETFDQIAALPFPVVAAIHGACLGGGLELALACDYRVCSLDEKTVLGLPEVQLGLLPGSGGTQRLPRLIGLDSALDLILTGRHLRASQALRQGLVDEAVPHDILLDTAVEILKKGKRKTLPLNWRSRLLSSLGVRHLLFKMVKRKTRAKTHGNYPATEKIIQVVRRGIEKGREEGYRQEARAFGKLVMTPESAALRHLFFASNALKKSAGAASDAKPIHRVGILGGGLMGGGIASVTAMRGQLPVRIKDINEQGINHALKYNWQLLTKRVERKRMKPTECQRVMTLISGSTDYRGFEHADIVIEAVFEDLALKRQMVAEIEEHAAPHTIFASNTSSLPIHQIAEGARRPQQVVGLHYFSPVDKMPLVEVIPHAHTSAETVTTTVALARKQGKIAIVVGDSAGFYVNRILAPYINEAAYCLLEGEPVESIDHALVRFGFPVGPLALLDEVGIDVATKIVPVLSEALGDRFTSPPAFDAILKDGRKGRKNGKGFYRYSKTHRFWHAGKEVDSSVYPLLDVTPKAHIDPALISQRAVMMMLNEAARCLDEGVIQCARDGDIGAVFGIGFPPFLGGPFHYMDRLGMETVVKTLLVLQQQYGDRFAPCERLLAMREGQRTFYPPADEDSRAS; from the coding sequence ATGAACGATCAACAGCCTTTCCTCGCGGCAACGGAAAGCCCCTCTGCTTTTTCCTTCACCATTCGGCCGGATAATATCGGTGTGATCAGCATTGATATCCCCGGTGAGAAAGTGAACACCTTAAAGCGCGAATTTGCAGAACAGATTATCTCGGTCTTCGAGTTGGCGCGACAGCATGCGACGCTCCGAGGACTCATTTTTATTTCCGCCAAGCCTGATTCGTTTATTGCCGGAGCGGATATCACCATGTTGAACCAGTGCAGCAGCGCCGAACAGGCAGAAAATCTGGCGAAACAGGGGCAGGAGACGTTCGATCAAATTGCCGCGCTACCTTTCCCCGTGGTGGCTGCCATTCACGGTGCCTGTCTGGGCGGTGGGTTAGAACTGGCATTAGCCTGCGACTATCGCGTTTGCTCGCTGGATGAAAAGACGGTGCTGGGGCTTCCAGAAGTCCAGCTTGGCCTTCTTCCCGGTTCGGGTGGAACGCAGCGCTTGCCACGCTTGATTGGTCTGGATAGCGCATTGGATCTCATACTGACAGGTCGCCATCTCCGCGCGAGCCAGGCGCTGCGGCAAGGGCTGGTAGATGAGGCGGTGCCGCACGATATCCTGCTGGATACGGCGGTCGAGATCCTCAAAAAAGGCAAAAGGAAGACGCTCCCGTTGAACTGGCGTTCGCGTCTGCTAAGCAGCCTGGGTGTTCGTCATTTGCTTTTCAAAATGGTGAAACGCAAGACTCGCGCGAAAACACACGGCAACTACCCAGCCACTGAAAAGATTATTCAGGTGGTGCGACGGGGAATAGAAAAAGGCCGTGAAGAAGGATATCGGCAGGAGGCGCGAGCGTTCGGCAAGCTGGTGATGACGCCGGAGTCTGCTGCACTGCGCCATCTGTTTTTCGCCTCGAATGCGTTAAAGAAAAGCGCAGGTGCGGCCTCTGACGCAAAGCCAATCCATCGCGTCGGCATTCTCGGCGGCGGATTGATGGGGGGAGGGATCGCCAGTGTCACGGCGATGCGCGGGCAGTTGCCGGTGCGCATTAAAGATATCAATGAGCAGGGCATCAACCATGCATTGAAGTACAACTGGCAACTGCTGACCAAGCGCGTCGAGCGTAAGCGAATGAAACCGACAGAGTGCCAGCGTGTGATGACGTTGATTTCCGGCAGTACGGACTATCGTGGTTTTGAGCATGCGGATATCGTCATTGAGGCGGTCTTCGAAGATTTGGCGCTGAAGCGGCAAATGGTGGCGGAGATTGAGGAGCATGCCGCGCCGCACACGATTTTTGCATCAAACACCTCATCGTTGCCGATCCATCAAATCGCAGAAGGTGCGCGACGTCCACAGCAGGTTGTTGGTCTGCACTATTTTAGCCCGGTAGATAAAATGCCACTGGTTGAGGTCATTCCCCATGCACACACTAGCGCAGAGACGGTCACGACGACGGTTGCTCTGGCGAGAAAGCAGGGAAAAATAGCGATTGTTGTCGGTGATAGCGCCGGTTTTTATGTAAACCGCATATTGGCACCTTACATCAACGAAGCCGCGTACTGCCTGCTGGAAGGGGAGCCGGTTGAATCGATTGACCATGCGCTGGTGCGTTTTGGTTTCCCTGTCGGCCCGCTCGCACTGCTTGATGAAGTCGGTATTGATGTTGCAACCAAGATCGTACCAGTGCTGAGTGAAGCACTCGGCGATCGCTTTACCTCCCCGCCCGCGTTTGATGCGATCCTGAAAGATGGGCGCAAAGGGCGCAAGAATGGCAAAGGGTTCTATCGGTACAGTAAAACGCATCGCTTCTGGCACGCGGGAAAAGAGGTCGATAGTTCGGTTTACCCGCTGCTGGATGTCACGCCGAAGGCGCATATCGATCCTGCGTTAATCAGCCAGCGTGCCGTGATGATGATGTTGAATGAGGCGGCACGTTGTCTGGATGAAGGGGTGATTCAATGCGCCCGTGACGGCGATATTGGCGCGGTATTTGGCATTGGTTTCCCCCCTTTCCTTGGTGGCCCATTCCACTATATGGATCGCCTTGGGATGGAAACGGTCGTGAAAACGCTGCTGGTGCTGCAACAACAGTATGGCGATCGGTTCGCGCCCTGTGAACGTTTACTCGCGATGCGGGAAGGCCAGCGGACGTTCTATCCGCCAGCCGATGAAGACAGCCGCGCTAGTTGA
- the fadI gene encoding acetyl-CoA C-acyltransferase FadI, whose amino-acid sequence MSEVLPLITRRGDRIAFVSGLRTPFARQATAYHGVPAIELGKLVTSELLVRTGIDPELIELLVFGQVVQMPEAPNIAREIVLGTGMSVHTDAYSVSRACATSFQAVANVAESIMAGTVEVGIAGGADSSSVLPIGVSKALARTLVDMNKARTLGQKLKLLSGLRPKDLLPVAPAVAEYSTGLRMGDTAEQMAKTYGITREEQDELAHRSHKLAAQAWESGVLRDEVMTAYVPPYEKALSEDNNVRHDSALEQYSRLRPAFDRRHGTVTAANSTPLTDGAAAVLMMSESKAKSLGLTPLGYLRSYAFSAIGVQRDMLLGPAYASPLALARAGVALADLTLIDMHEAFAAQTLANLKLFASDEFARSQLGRNAALGEVDRAKFNVLGGSIAYGHPFAATGARMITQTLNELRRRGGGLGLTTACAAGGLGAAMVLEVTP is encoded by the coding sequence ATGAGCGAGGTATTACCTCTGATAACCCGCCGTGGCGATCGCATTGCGTTCGTGAGCGGATTACGCACCCCATTTGCCCGGCAGGCAACGGCCTATCATGGCGTACCTGCCATTGAGTTAGGCAAACTCGTCACCAGTGAATTACTGGTTCGAACGGGTATCGATCCTGAACTGATCGAGTTATTGGTGTTCGGACAGGTGGTCCAAATGCCTGAAGCGCCGAATATCGCCAGAGAGATTGTGCTCGGTACGGGTATGAGCGTGCATACCGATGCGTATAGCGTTTCACGCGCCTGTGCCACCAGCTTTCAGGCCGTCGCCAATGTAGCGGAAAGTATTATGGCAGGCACGGTGGAAGTCGGTATTGCCGGGGGGGCGGACTCCTCTTCCGTACTGCCCATTGGTGTCAGCAAAGCTTTGGCCAGAACACTGGTGGATATGAACAAGGCCCGAACGCTGGGCCAGAAGTTGAAGCTATTAAGTGGCCTGCGTCCGAAAGACTTGCTGCCGGTTGCGCCCGCCGTGGCGGAGTATTCCACCGGGTTGCGCATGGGCGATACCGCTGAACAGATGGCAAAAACCTACGGCATCACACGTGAAGAGCAGGATGAGTTGGCGCACCGCTCGCACAAGCTGGCAGCACAGGCTTGGGAATCGGGTGTGCTGCGGGACGAAGTGATGACGGCGTATGTCCCTCCTTATGAGAAAGCACTGAGTGAAGACAACAACGTGCGCCACGATTCGGCCTTAGAGCAGTATTCGCGTTTACGTCCGGCGTTCGATCGTCGGCATGGCACGGTGACGGCAGCGAACAGTACGCCACTAACGGATGGTGCGGCGGCGGTTTTGATGATGAGTGAATCTAAGGCTAAAAGCCTGGGACTTACGCCGTTAGGCTACCTGCGCAGCTATGCATTCAGCGCCATCGGCGTGCAGCGTGATATGTTGTTGGGGCCGGCTTATGCGTCCCCGCTTGCGCTGGCAAGGGCGGGTGTAGCACTGGCCGACCTGACGCTCATTGATATGCACGAAGCCTTTGCCGCCCAGACGTTGGCAAATCTGAAGCTGTTTGCCAGCGATGAGTTCGCCCGAAGCCAATTGGGCAGAAACGCCGCACTGGGCGAAGTGGATCGCGCTAAGTTCAACGTATTGGGGGGTTCTATTGCCTATGGACACCCTTTTGCTGCCACTGGTGCGAGGATGATCACGCAAACGCTGAATGAACTGCGTCGGCGCGGGGGCGGACTGGGATTAACCACCGCCTGCGCGGCGGGCGGGCTGGGTGCGGCAATGGTACTGGAGGTGACGCCATGA